The Kosakonia sacchari SP1 genome includes a window with the following:
- a CDS encoding DUF3606 domain-containing protein, which translates to MVDNLQRRQPEDKNFINLSESWEVKYWTQALGVTESQLRAAVKAVGNGTAKVRAYLGK; encoded by the coding sequence ATGGTAGATAACTTACAGCGTCGGCAGCCGGAAGATAAAAATTTCATCAATTTGAGTGAATCTTGGGAAGTGAAGTATTGGACCCAAGCATTGGGTGTTACTGAATCTCAGCTCAGGGCTGCTGTCAAGGCTGTCGGTAATGGCACCGCTAAAGTAAGAGCATACCTAGGTAAGTAG
- the thiM gene encoding hydroxyethylthiazole kinase, protein MQPDLLDRVQLAHALQQFRRRSPLVHCMTNDVVQTFTANVLLALGASPAMVIDSEEAPQFSAIADALLINVGTLTRDRATAMRLAVESANAAHKPWTLDPVAVGALTLRTEFCQQLLALRPAAIRGNASEILALAGMSAGGRGVDTTDTASAALPAAQALARQSGAIVAVSGEVDYITDGPRVLLVTGGDVLMTRVVGTGCALSAVVAASCALPGDKLENVAAACAFMAQAGSLACAKSTGPGSFVPAFLDALYALGGNA, encoded by the coding sequence ATGCAACCTGACCTGCTTGATCGTGTGCAACTCGCACATGCGTTACAGCAATTCCGCCGCCGTTCTCCCCTGGTGCACTGTATGACCAATGACGTCGTACAAACCTTTACCGCTAACGTGCTGCTGGCGCTTGGCGCATCACCCGCGATGGTGATTGATAGCGAAGAAGCGCCGCAGTTCAGCGCTATCGCCGATGCGCTGCTCATCAATGTGGGCACTTTGACGCGCGATCGCGCCACAGCTATGCGTCTGGCGGTGGAGAGCGCGAATGCCGCACATAAACCCTGGACACTTGATCCCGTCGCCGTTGGTGCGCTCACGCTACGCACGGAATTCTGCCAGCAACTGCTGGCGCTGCGCCCGGCGGCGATCCGGGGGAATGCTTCGGAAATCCTCGCGCTGGCCGGTATGAGCGCAGGCGGGCGCGGCGTGGATACCACCGACACCGCCAGCGCGGCACTGCCTGCGGCGCAGGCGCTGGCGCGGCAAAGCGGGGCGATTGTCGCGGTAAGCGGCGAAGTGGATTACATCACTGATGGCCCGCGCGTGCTGTTGGTCACCGGCGGTGATGTGCTGATGACACGCGTGGTTGGCACCGGCTGCGCACTCTCGGCGGTGGTGGCTGCCAGTTGCGCGCTGCCGGGCGATAAGCTGGAGAATGTCGCCGCGGCCTGCGCGTTTATGGCACAAGCCGGTAGCCTGGCCTGCGCGAAAAGCACCGGACCGGGCAGTTTTGTTCCCGCCTTTCTGGATGCGCTGTACGCGCTGGGAGGCAATGCATGA
- the thiD gene encoding bifunctional hydroxymethylpyrimidine kinase/phosphomethylpyrimidine kinase codes for MKRINALTIAGTDPSGGAGIQADLKTFSALGAYGCSVITALVAQNTRGVQSVYRIEPDFVAAQLDSVLSDVRIDTTKIGMLAETDIVEAVAERLRRYQVRNVVLDTVMLAKSGDPLLSPSAVAALRQHLLPQVSLITPNLPEAAALLDEPHARSEQEMHAQGEALLALGCEAVLMKGGHLDDAESPDWLFTRDGALRFTTPRVKTKNTHGTGCTLSAALAALRPRHNDWASTVVEAKQWLTAALAQADTLEVGHGIGPVHHFHQWW; via the coding sequence ATGAAACGCATCAACGCGTTAACCATTGCTGGTACCGACCCCAGCGGTGGGGCGGGTATTCAGGCGGATCTGAAAACCTTTTCGGCGCTGGGCGCATACGGTTGTTCGGTGATCACCGCGCTGGTGGCGCAAAACACCCGTGGCGTGCAGTCGGTGTATCGCATTGAACCCGACTTTGTCGCCGCGCAGCTTGATTCCGTGCTCAGCGACGTGCGTATCGACACCACCAAAATCGGCATGCTGGCGGAAACGGACATTGTTGAAGCGGTCGCGGAGCGACTGCGTCGCTACCAGGTACGCAATGTGGTGCTGGATACGGTGATGCTCGCCAAAAGTGGCGACCCGCTGTTATCGCCCTCAGCGGTCGCTGCGCTGCGTCAGCATTTGCTGCCACAGGTTTCACTTATTACGCCTAATTTGCCGGAAGCCGCCGCGCTGCTTGATGAGCCACATGCCCGCAGCGAACAGGAGATGCATGCGCAGGGCGAAGCGCTGCTGGCGCTCGGCTGCGAAGCGGTGTTGATGAAAGGCGGCCATCTGGATGACGCTGAAAGCCCGGACTGGCTATTTACCCGCGACGGGGCGCTGCGCTTTACCACCCCGCGCGTGAAAACGAAAAATACCCACGGCACGGGCTGCACGCTCTCCGCCGCGCTGGCGGCGCTGCGCCCGCGCCATAACGACTGGGCATCCACCGTGGTGGAAGCAAAACAGTGGTTAACGGCGGCGCTGGCGCAGGCGGATACGCTGGAAGTGGGGCACGGCATTGGCCCGGTACATCACTTTCACCAGTGGTGGTAA
- the fbaB gene encoding class I fructose-bisphosphate aldolase → MTDIVQLLGKDADSLLQHRCMTIPADQLYLPGHDYVDRVMVDNNRPPAVLRNMQTLYNHGRLAGTGYLSILPVDQGIEHSAGASFAANPLYFDPKNIVELAIEAGCNCVASTYGVLASVSRRYAHRIPFLVKLNHNETLSYPTEYDQTLYASVEQAFNMGAVAVGATIYFGSQESRRQIEEISAAFERAHELGMVTVLWAYLRNSAFKKDGVDYHVSADLTGQANHIAATIGADIVKQKMAENNGGYKAVNFGYTDERVYSKLTSDNPIDLVRYQLANCYMGRAGLINSGGAAGGDTDLGDAVRTAVINKRAGGMGLILGRKAFKKTMADGVKLINAVQDVYLDEKVTIA, encoded by the coding sequence ATGACTGATATTGTGCAGTTACTTGGCAAAGACGCCGACAGCCTTCTGCAACACCGTTGTATGACCATCCCCGCTGACCAGCTTTATTTGCCAGGACACGATTATGTGGATCGCGTGATGGTCGACAACAACCGCCCGCCAGCGGTGCTGCGAAATATGCAGACGCTGTATAACCACGGGCGGCTGGCGGGCACGGGCTATCTGTCTATTTTGCCGGTCGACCAGGGCATCGAGCACTCGGCGGGCGCGTCGTTTGCCGCCAACCCGCTTTACTTCGATCCGAAGAACATTGTCGAGCTGGCGATTGAAGCGGGTTGTAACTGCGTGGCATCCACTTACGGCGTGCTGGCGTCGGTTTCGCGCCGTTACGCGCACCGCATTCCCTTCCTTGTCAAACTGAACCACAACGAAACGCTCAGCTACCCCACCGAATATGACCAGACGCTGTATGCCAGCGTCGAGCAGGCGTTCAATATGGGCGCGGTCGCCGTCGGGGCGACAATTTACTTCGGCTCGCAGGAGTCTCGCCGCCAGATTGAGGAGATATCCGCCGCCTTTGAACGCGCGCATGAACTTGGCATGGTCACCGTCTTGTGGGCGTACCTGCGTAATTCGGCGTTCAAGAAAGATGGCGTTGATTATCATGTTTCCGCCGATTTAACCGGCCAGGCGAACCACATTGCCGCCACCATTGGCGCGGATATTGTGAAGCAGAAAATGGCGGAAAATAACGGCGGCTACAAAGCGGTGAATTTCGGTTACACCGACGAGCGCGTTTACAGCAAGCTGACCAGCGACAACCCGATTGACCTGGTGCGTTACCAGCTGGCGAACTGCTACATGGGCCGTGCCGGGCTGATTAACTCCGGCGGCGCGGCGGGCGGTGATACCGATCTCGGCGACGCCGTTCGTACGGCGGTTATCAACAAACGCGCGGGCGGCATGGGACTGATCCTTGGCCGTAAAGCGTTTAAGAAAACCATGGCCGACGGCGTGAAGCTGATTAACGCCGTGCAGGATGTCTATCTTGACGAGAAAGTGACCATTGCCTGA
- a CDS encoding mandelate racemase family protein has product MKIESVNVTVFQHPTRRVSDSAGHSHPGPETQAKMAMLTITADDGSKGYAFAPPEVVRPFVLNAFFRKVMVGQDPFNRERIWQDLVHWQRGSAHQLTERALSFVEQALWDLIGRKLNMPVYKLLGGYRDKVPAYGSTMCGDELEGGLSTPEEYAAFAEKLVARGYKAIKLHTWMPPVKFAPNPKMDVKACAAVREAVGPDIDLMIDGYHWYSRTEALYIGKELEKLNFAWFEEPMEEESMSSYAWLAENLSIPVIGPESLGGKHHSRADWVKAGACDILRAGANGVGGISPTLKVANLAESFGMDCEVHGNGAASLAVIGAIRNCRWYERGLLHPFLDYDQPAAYLNSIVDPMDEEGFVHLPQRPGLGEDINFAYIEANTVSHD; this is encoded by the coding sequence ATGAAAATTGAATCTGTCAATGTCACCGTCTTTCAGCATCCCACGCGCCGCGTTTCCGACAGCGCAGGGCACTCGCACCCGGGGCCGGAAACGCAGGCCAAAATGGCGATGCTGACGATCACCGCAGACGATGGCAGCAAAGGCTACGCCTTCGCGCCGCCGGAAGTGGTGCGCCCGTTTGTGCTCAACGCTTTTTTCCGCAAAGTGATGGTCGGGCAGGATCCGTTTAACCGCGAGCGAATCTGGCAGGATCTGGTGCACTGGCAGCGCGGCAGCGCACATCAGTTAACCGAGCGCGCATTGTCGTTTGTTGAACAGGCGCTGTGGGATCTGATTGGCCGCAAACTCAATATGCCGGTGTACAAGCTGCTTGGCGGCTACCGCGACAAAGTGCCCGCTTACGGCAGCACCATGTGCGGTGACGAACTGGAGGGCGGGCTTTCGACGCCGGAAGAATACGCCGCTTTCGCGGAAAAACTGGTGGCGCGCGGCTACAAAGCCATCAAGTTACACACCTGGATGCCGCCGGTGAAATTCGCGCCGAATCCAAAAATGGACGTCAAAGCCTGTGCGGCGGTGCGTGAGGCGGTCGGTCCCGATATCGACCTGATGATTGACGGCTACCACTGGTACAGCCGCACCGAGGCGCTCTATATCGGCAAAGAGCTGGAAAAACTCAACTTCGCCTGGTTCGAAGAACCGATGGAAGAAGAGAGCATGTCCTCTTACGCGTGGCTTGCGGAAAATCTGTCGATTCCGGTGATCGGGCCGGAAAGCCTCGGCGGGAAACACCACAGCCGCGCCGACTGGGTAAAAGCGGGTGCCTGCGACATTCTGCGTGCCGGAGCCAACGGCGTGGGCGGCATTTCGCCGACGCTGAAAGTAGCGAACCTGGCGGAATCGTTCGGCATGGATTGTGAAGTGCACGGCAACGGCGCGGCGAGCCTGGCAGTGATTGGCGCAATCCGCAACTGCCGCTGGTACGAGCGCGGTTTGCTGCACCCGTTCCTCGATTATGACCAACCGGCAGCGTACTTAAACAGCATCGTCGACCCGATGGATGAAGAGGGTTTTGTTCATCTGCCGCAGCGACCGGGGCTCGGCGAAGACATCAATTTTGCGTATATCGAAGCCAATACCGTCAGCCACGACTGA
- a CDS encoding ABC transporter substrate-binding protein yields MKKTSLAGACLLALSLMMGSGAALAKTPPDQLIIGMNMNNLLTLDPAAMTGNEVVGIVVNLYDSLVELDPNELTNVKPALAESWDISPDGKTLTFHLRNNVTFHSGNPLTAQDVVWSMRRLLHLNLAQASVWKSYGFSKKNIDQQVSAPDDNTVQIRLPKPNDPQLVIYSLGALGNLGVLDSKTVQSHEVNGDWGNRWLTTNEAGSGPFMLETWQAKDVLRMKRNPDYWREEPKLSRVVLRHFQESQTLRLMLAKGDLDIANNMAVSDINALRKDPNVTVEAVQKGTVYYVAMSMKEPHFANPKVREAVRYLIDYQGINKALMPGYGVLHQRPIKAGMPSTLPDPGYRLDIPRAKKLLAEAGYPQGFDTTLRVLADQPFLNIAIAVQSTLMQAGINAKIVTGTGNQIYGAMRERKFEMLVGRGGSGVEPHPHSSLRALVYNPDNSDEARLTNFQGWRTSFYDKPLNEMIDNALLERDPEKQKADYQQIQLRYDQLIPALIPLSQMVDSVVVRNEVKNFQSHPSATTFLRDVYKVPATGGEKG; encoded by the coding sequence ATGAAAAAAACTTCCCTCGCGGGAGCGTGTTTACTCGCGCTCTCGCTGATGATGGGGAGCGGCGCAGCGTTGGCGAAAACGCCGCCCGATCAGCTCATCATCGGCATGAACATGAACAACCTGCTGACCCTCGATCCAGCGGCGATGACCGGCAACGAAGTGGTCGGCATTGTGGTCAATCTCTACGATTCGCTGGTTGAACTCGATCCAAATGAACTCACCAACGTCAAACCGGCGCTGGCAGAGTCCTGGGATATCAGCCCGGACGGCAAAACGCTCACCTTCCACCTGCGCAACAACGTCACATTTCACTCCGGCAATCCGCTGACCGCGCAGGATGTGGTGTGGTCGATGCGCCGCCTGCTGCATTTGAACCTGGCGCAGGCGTCGGTGTGGAAATCCTACGGTTTTAGCAAAAAGAATATCGACCAGCAGGTGAGCGCACCGGACGACAACACCGTGCAAATCCGACTTCCTAAGCCTAACGATCCGCAACTGGTTATCTACTCGCTGGGCGCGCTTGGCAATCTCGGCGTGCTGGACAGCAAAACCGTGCAAAGCCATGAAGTGAACGGCGACTGGGGCAACCGCTGGCTGACCACCAACGAAGCGGGTTCCGGGCCGTTTATGCTGGAAACCTGGCAGGCGAAAGATGTGCTGCGCATGAAGCGCAACCCGGATTACTGGCGCGAGGAGCCCAAACTAAGCCGCGTGGTGCTGCGCCATTTCCAGGAGTCGCAAACCCTGCGCCTGATGCTGGCGAAAGGCGATCTGGATATTGCCAACAACATGGCGGTATCGGATATCAACGCGCTGCGTAAAGACCCTAATGTGACGGTTGAAGCGGTGCAAAAGGGCACGGTTTATTACGTGGCGATGAGCATGAAAGAGCCGCATTTCGCCAATCCGAAAGTGCGCGAAGCGGTGCGGTATCTGATTGATTACCAGGGCATCAATAAAGCGCTGATGCCGGGCTATGGCGTGCTGCACCAGCGGCCGATCAAAGCGGGTATGCCGTCAACGCTGCCCGATCCCGGCTACCGGCTGGACATTCCACGTGCGAAAAAACTGTTAGCGGAAGCGGGTTACCCGCAGGGTTTTGACACCACGCTGCGCGTACTGGCTGACCAGCCGTTTCTCAATATCGCCATTGCCGTGCAGTCAACGCTGATGCAGGCCGGGATTAACGCCAAAATCGTCACCGGTACCGGCAACCAAATTTATGGCGCGATGCGTGAGCGTAAATTCGAGATGCTGGTGGGGCGCGGCGGCAGCGGTGTGGAGCCGCATCCGCACTCGAGCCTGCGCGCGCTGGTCTATAACCCGGATAACAGCGACGAAGCCCGGCTGACCAACTTCCAGGGCTGGCGCACCAGTTTCTACGATAAACCGCTCAACGAGATGATCGACAACGCGCTGCTGGAGCGCGACCCGGAAAAACAGAAAGCGGATTATCAGCAAATTCAGCTGCGCTATGACCAACTGATCCCGGCGCTGATCCCACTCTCGCAAATGGTGGATTCGGTGGTGGTGCGTAATGAAGTGAAAAACTTCCAGTCGCACCCGTCTGCCACCACATTCCTGCGCGATGTGTACAAAGTGCCCGCCACCGGAGGAGAGAAAGGATGA
- a CDS encoding ABC transporter permease yields the protein MSSLLLAPGSRTRRLSKRLTQVAVTLFGLLLLTFFIGRVMPVDPVLAIVGPDADHSTYQQVYQQLGFDKSLLTQFGIYLNNLLHGNLGNALLTGKPVLDDIARVFPATLELATMAIIVGAGLGIPLGVLAAARRNSVSDYVVRIISLAGYSTPIFWVGMMGLLLFYAWLGWVGGAGRLDLGLDGVVPRRTGLITVDALLAGNGAVFWNALNHLVLPASLLGFHSLAYISRMTRSFMLAQLSQEFIITARVKGLTERQVIWNHAFRNILVQLLTVVALAYGSLLEGAVLIETVFSWPGFGSYLTGSLLLGDMNAVMGCVLLVGVIFVMLNLLSDMLYQLFDPRTKS from the coding sequence ATGAGTTCGTTACTGCTTGCGCCTGGCTCACGCACCAGACGCCTTTCAAAACGGTTAACTCAGGTGGCGGTGACGCTGTTTGGCCTGTTGCTGCTGACCTTCTTTATTGGCCGCGTGATGCCTGTCGATCCGGTGCTGGCGATTGTCGGCCCGGATGCGGATCACAGCACCTATCAGCAGGTTTATCAGCAACTGGGGTTTGATAAGTCGCTGCTGACCCAGTTCGGCATTTACCTTAACAACCTTTTGCACGGCAATCTCGGCAACGCGTTGCTGACCGGCAAACCAGTGCTGGACGATATTGCGCGCGTCTTCCCGGCGACGCTTGAGCTGGCGACGATGGCGATCATCGTTGGCGCCGGGCTGGGTATTCCGCTGGGTGTGCTGGCAGCGGCACGCCGTAACAGCGTGTCCGATTATGTGGTGCGCATTATCAGCCTTGCCGGTTACTCCACACCGATTTTCTGGGTCGGCATGATGGGGCTGCTGCTGTTCTACGCCTGGCTTGGCTGGGTCGGTGGTGCCGGTCGGCTGGATCTGGGGTTGGATGGCGTAGTGCCGCGTCGTACCGGGCTTATCACCGTAGATGCGTTACTGGCAGGGAACGGCGCGGTGTTCTGGAATGCGCTTAATCATCTGGTGCTGCCCGCCTCGCTGCTCGGTTTCCACTCGCTGGCGTATATCAGTCGTATGACGCGCAGCTTTATGCTGGCGCAACTGTCGCAGGAGTTCATTATCACCGCGCGGGTGAAAGGGCTGACGGAACGCCAGGTCATCTGGAATCACGCCTTTCGCAATATCCTCGTGCAATTGTTAACGGTGGTGGCGCTGGCTTACGGTTCGCTACTGGAAGGGGCGGTGCTGATCGAAACCGTCTTTTCGTGGCCGGGCTTTGGTTCCTACCTTACCGGCAGTTTATTACTGGGAGATATGAATGCGGTCATGGGCTGCGTACTGCTGGTCGGCGTGATTTTCGTGATGCTCAATCTGCTCTCCGACATGCTTTACCAACTCTTTGATCCGAGGACGAAATCATGA